The genomic DNA TTGATTGTGAATGAGTTGGATGAGCGTTCAGTAGCTAGTCCATTAAAAGTAAATTGTGCATTTAGGCCAGCTGTCTTAACTGCATTTGATGCGTCTAATTTCAATTTATCTCCCATACCACCAGTGACAGTGATTGCGCCATCACCACTATTTTTAGCAGTCATTGCGATTTTCCCTGTATGTGAATCAAAAAATGCATTTACTCCCGTTTCTTTATTAATTCTAGTTAAAACAGATTCGATTGTATCCGTTTCTTCAAACGTTAGTACTTCACCAGCTTTTCCTGGTGCATCAATCTTAATTGTCATATCTCCCTGCTCTAACCCAAGTTCTTTTAATGTAGAATTTTTCACTTGTGCCTCAGTAAGTTTAGTACCGTCTGATTGTTGTAACTCTCCACCTTGCACAGTTGCTTTCTTAGCCAACCGCTCAATCGAGATCGTTCCTGTAAAATCAGCTATTGAATTCGTACTTTTAATGTCAACCGCATTTGGATTGGAGTTCGTTACATTTTTCGCCATGAACGTACTTTCGAACTGCAATGTGTCCCCAATTTTACTACTTGTTGCTTGCAAATTCCGGTTAATGCTGCGGTAATCATTCAATTGCCACTCCAAGTATTGCTTTTTCTGTATCGTTTTATCTAGCGGTATCCGATTTGCCTTCATTAAATCCTTAATAATCGAGTCTATATCCATCCCCGAAGCTATTCCACCAATTCTCATAATCCTTCACACCTTCTCATCATATTTTTTGATCTACCAATAAGCCTACAAATTCACGCATCGCCGCATGGATATCCATCAATTTCTTGGATGGGATTTCCCGAATGACTTCGTCGGTTGTCGAATCGACAACCGTGACATAGTATTCGTTGAGCTTATCATGAAACTTAAATCGCAATTGCGTATTGGCACTCGCCAAAAATGTGTTCATACTGTCTGTCATTTGCTTTGCTTTCTCTGCTGACAACTGTTGTTCTTGGTCGGCTTGCGGCTGTACTTTCTCTGCAACGGCTTTCACTGGAATAACCTGGACATCCATGTCCGGTGCCGCTTTTTCTACTGAAACGCTTGCTTGATGCGTCACAGTTCCACTATCCATACGACTGACCATTCCTCAAACCTCCCTGTTCATGAGAACTTCCATTACAAATTATATCGGCATATCCAAAAGGAAGTTGAGCCAATTGACAATAAAAAGTACTGAATTTTACTCTTTCCCCTTCAATATACTATCTATTTGAACAGATGAATATCGCCTAGTCGCTACAGGTTCAATAAACCCTGCATTAAATCATTATTCTGAACCCTCTTATTATTAATCCAACTCTAAACAAATGATTGAATAAACCGAAATTCACAGTAAGTGGTCTCTTTTTAAAAATTAAGAAAAGGAAGGTGTTTCGATATGTTTAAATCCGTCAAAACTAAAATCATTTTAACGGTCATGGTACTATTTCTCATCGGAATATCCATTATGACAATAATTAGTAGTACACAGGTGAAAAATAATACAGAAGAAAGCATCATTAATTCGAGTGGTACACTCGTTAACGAGATAGGCTATATCATTGAGAACTTTCTCGGTCAGTATGACAAAGGCCTCACTCAAATTGCTACCTCACCTACGGTTATTGAATTTGCAGAAGCAGGCAATGGAGAAGCCGTAAGTAGCCAACTTCAAGCCATCAATTCTGTATTTGAAAACTTCCTTGGTCCTTATGCCGATGCATCATCTATCTACTTAACATTACCGACTAAACAAACCGTGATTTCGCCTTACTCTGATCTCGGAGAGGACTTTGATCCCACAACACGTGATTGGTATACGCTAGCGATGGTAAATCCCGACACGGTACACTGGACAAATCCTTATATTGACGAAGCAACGGGCGAATTCGTTATTAGCGCTTCAAAAGCGGTACAAACAAATGGCAAAGTCATCGGTGTCGTCGGCCTCGATGTCCAACTTGCTGCACTCACCGATACAATTTCAGCGAGCGACATTGGCTACGAGGGCTACCCAGCCATATTTGATACGGAAGGAACAGCCATTGCCCACCCTACATTACAAGGTGATAACTTAATGGACCTCCCTTACATCACTGAAATGTACAAAAACGATTCCGAACGGGACGTGATTCATTATGTCCATGAAAATGTCCCGAAAGTGCTGATTTACTCTACACTCCCAGAATTCGGTTGGAAAGTGTTAGCCGTCTATGATGAAAAAAATATTAATGAAATGGCCAATGACCTACGCATCTCGATGGTCATCGTTGCACTCGTGACGTTATTCGTCATCTTTGCTGCATTGTACATCATGATTAGCCGAACCATCAAACCACTTGGACAAGTAAACGCACTAATGGACTCTGTTTCGCAAGGGGATTTAACCGTTCGCACCGACATTAAGAGCAATGATGAGATTGGTGAACTCGGGCGCAACTTCAACATCATGATTGACAACATGAATGCCATCATTACGGTCGTCAATAGCTCCGCATCAAACGTTCGCGTAAGTTCCGAAAGTTTGAGTGCAGTTGCGGAAGAAACGAGCGCTTCCAGTGAAGAGGTTGCACACGCAGTCAACGAAATTGCACACGGTGCATCAAGATCCGCTGAAGATGCTGAAATCGTTACCGAACGCTCCGACCTTCTTGGTCAGCAAATTAACGAAATCACAACGAAAGCTGGCATCATGTCCGACATCGCTACAAAAGCTGGGGAAATGAATACCAATGGTCAAGGCCAAATGCAACAGCTCAAACAATCCTTCGGCGACTGGGAAACGAACCTACACTCCATGTCCGAAGTCATCGGCACACTAGAAACAAAAGTGAAAGCAATCGGCGGTGTCATGGAAACAATCACCGAAATTTCAGCACAAACCAATTTACTCGCACTGAATGCCAGCATTGAAGCAGCACGCGCTGGCGAACACGGTAAAGGCTTCGCTGTCGTGGCAGATGAAGTACGAAAACTCGCAGAACAATCGGCGCGTTCTACAGAAGAGGTTAAAGTGACCGTTCAAGAACTACAAACAGAATCACAACTTGTCACCCAACAAATGAACGACACACGTGACAACTTCCAGCGTCAAGGAACAGTCGTCAATGATACCGAAACGACTTTCGGGGAAATCTCTACCTTGATGGCCGATATGCAAGACTCCATCGCTGCCGTCTATACAGAAATCCAGAAAGTCACATCTCATAAAGAGGACGTCTCAGAAACAATCCAAACGATGGCAGCCACTTCTGAAGAAACAGCCGCTGCCTGCGAAGAAGTCAGTGCCTCCACAGACGAACAACTACGCGCCATCCAATCCGTAACGGATGCAGCAGAAACGCTAACGGAGTTGAGCGAGGAATTGAGCACAGCCGTTAATCGATTTAAAGTATAAAAACTGAAACCCATTCTGGACAATACATCCAGAGTGGGTTTTATGTTTTTTATCCTATAAACTGAATTCCAATGCTATTGCCAAGCTTAGTATTTTCTTCTTATCGCTAAACAATTGTATAGAAAAGCCGAAAATCTTTTATAGTGACCTATTTAAACAGGACGAAAGAGAAGGTGTTCAATAGATATGTTTAGATCCATCAAAACAAAAATTATCATGACTGTCATGGTGCTATTTGTAATCGGGATAGCGGCAATGACAACCATCAGCAGTACCCAAGTGAAAAACACGACTGAAAAAAGTGCCACAGATGCTAGTGCAGCACTCGTCAACGAAATTAGCTTCGCCATGGAGAACTTTCTCGGGCAATATGGGAAAGGCATTGGACAACTGTCTACAACGCCGACAGTGACAGATTTCACACTTCCTAGCGAAGACAATCCAACACATAATCCCATTCCCGCACTCGAAAAAGAATTCGACAGTTTCCTCAGCTTCTATGAAGATGCAACATCTGTCTATCTAGCGCTCCCCACTCAGGATATCATCATCATGCCACAGGCTGATCTCGGAGCTGATTTTGACCCGACAACACGTGAATGGTATCAAAATGCCGTTGCACAGCCCGATATTATCCAATGGTCTAGCCCATTCATCGACTCAGCAACAGGCGAACTAGTCATCGCGGCATCCAAAGCCGTCCAATCGAATGGCAAAGTCATCGGTGTTCTTGCCCTGGACGTTGAACTAACTGCACTCGCAGATACTGTAGCAGCTAGTGATGTAGGTTACGGTGGGTTTCCAATGGTTCTTGATACAGAAGGGAACGTCGTTGCCCATCCCTACACAGCTGGAGAAAACTATATGAATCTACCGTTTATCGCGGACATGTATACAGAAGGTAACAATCAAGGCGTCGCATACTATGCACATGAAGGTACCGATTTTGTGAATGTGTACGCTACCTTACCCAATTTCGGTTGGAAAGTCTCTGCAATCTATCAAGAAAAGAATATCAATGCCACCGCTAACGACTTACGCAATTCCATGATGATCATTGCATTGATCACATTGCTTGTTATTTTCTTAGCATCGTACTTCATCATTAGCCGAACCATCAAACCACTAAGCCAGCTCAACACCTTAATGGATTCCGTCTCCAAAGGCGATTTAACCGTTCACTCCGACATCAAGACAAAAGATGAAATCGGCGAGCTTGGCAACAATTTCAACACCATGATTGACAATATGAACGCCATTATTACAGTCGTCAATGACTCGACTTCAAACGTTCGGGCAAGTTCCGAAAGCTTGAGTGCAGTGGCTGAAGAAACAAACGCATCCAGCGAGGAAGTCGCACATGCAGTTAACGAAATCGCACAAGGTGCAGCAAGATCCGCTGAAGACGCAGAAATCGTTACCGAACGCTCCGACCTACTTGGTCAACAAATTAACGAAATCACGACGAAAGCCGGCGTCATGTCAGACATCGCTACAAAAGCTGGTGAAATGAACACCGATGGACAAGGCCAAATGCAACAACTAAAACTCTCCTTCAATGACTGGGAAACGAATTTACAATCCATGTCCGAAGTGATTGGCACACTTGAAACAAAAGTGAAGGCAATCGGCGGTGTTATGGAAACCATCACTGAAATTTCAGCACAAACGAATCTACTGGCACTAAACGCTAGCATCGAAGCAGCACGCGCTGGTGAACACGGCAAAGGCTTTGCTGTCGTGGCGGATGAAGTTCGTAAACTCGCGGAACAATCAGCACGCTCGACAGAAGAAGTAAAAGTCACAGTGCAAGAGCTACAAGCAGAATCACAACTTGTCACCCAACAAATGAACGACACACGCGAAAACTTCCATCGTCAAGGAACCGTTGTCAACGACACTGAAACGACTTTCGGGGAAATCTCTACGTTGATGGCTGATATGCAAGATTCCATCGATGCTGTCTATTCAGAAATCCAGAAAGTCGCAGCACATAAAGAAGATGTCGCTGAAACAATCCAAACAATGGCCGCTACTTCACAAGAAACAGCCGCCGCTTGCGAGGAAGTCAGTGCTTCCACAGATGAACAACTGCGCGCCATCCAATCTGTAACGGATGCGGCAGAAACGCTAACAGAATTGAGTGAGGAATTGAGTCAAGCTGTTAACCGATTTACAGTATAATCAAGCAACAAAACCCGCCTAGATATGAAGTCTTAAGCGGGTTTTTCTCTTTATACAACAAATTTCGTGTACTGAAAGCAAAGCATCAGCTAAAGGGCCTCTATTCCGAATCTTATTATTATTCATCTTTACCTAAACAAACGAATAAAAAGACCGAAAGTTTTATAGATACTATTATAATAAGGTCGAAAGAGAAGGTGCTACATATGTTTAGATCCATCAAAACAAAAATTATCTTGACTGTCATGGTGTTATTCCTCATCGGGATATCCACAATGACCGCCATTAGCAGCACACAAGTGAAAACGAAAACCGATGAAAGTATCATTAACTCAAGCGGTGCATTTGTTTCCCAAATGAGCGCTGCCATCGAAAACTATCTCGAACAATATGGGAAAGGCCTGGCACAATTAGCAAATTCGAGCTCCATTACAGACTTTGTTCTTGACGAACAAACTGCTCCGCAAATTTTACGTGATGCACTCGATGAGGATCTCACACAATTTTTAACATTGTACAGTGACGCAGTAAAAGTGTATTATTCAAATCCAAACCAGCATATCAACATCCCTTACGTAGATCTTGGTCCTGATTACGATCCTACTCAACGTGAATGGTACACAAACGCTACAGCTCAGCCAAATGAAGTACAGTGGTCCTCACCTTATATTGATAAAGGCACAGGCGATTTGGTCATCACCGCTTCTACCACTGTCCATGCAGATGGAAAACTCATTGGCGTCGTTGGTCTCGACGTTCAACTGAACGCTCTGACTGAAAAAATTGCAGCAAGTGATGTTGGCTATGAGGGCTTCCCTGCCATATTCGATACGGAAGGCACAGCAATTGCTCATCCAATATTACAAGGGGAAAATTTAATGAATCTCTCCTACTTTAGAGACATGTACAACAACGATGCTGAACAAGGAACCATTTATTATGTCCATGAAAATATCCCCAAAGTGCTTATGTACACTACAATCCCGCAATTCGGCTGGAAAGTGGTAGCTATCTATGATGAAAAAAATATCAACGAGATGGCTAATGATTTACGCATCTCAATGGCAATTGCTGCGCTGATTACGTTATTCGTTATTTTCGCCGCGCTATACATCATGATTAGTCGAATGATTAAGCCACTCGGACAAGTCAATACTTTAATGGACGCTGTTTCTCAAGGTGATTTAACCGTTCGCTCCGACATCAAAACGAATGATGAAATCGGCGAACTCGGCAAAAACTTCAACACCATGATCGATAATATGAACGCCATCATTACAGTCGTCAACGACTCTGCATCAAACGTTCGTGCCAATTCCGAAAGCTTGAGTGCAGTAGCTGAAGAAACCAATGCCTCCAGTGAAGAAGTTGCACATGCGGTAACCGAAATCGCACAAGGTGCATCAAGATCCGCCGAAGATGCTGAAGTCGTTACTGAACGCTCCGACCTACTCGGGCAACAAATTAACGAAATCACGACAAAAGCTGGCGTCATGTCAGACATCGCTACAAAAGCTGGGGAAATGAATACCAATGGACAAAGCCAAATGCAACAACTAAAACAATCATTCGGCGACTGGGAAACGAACCTGCACTCCATGTCCGAGGTCATCAGCACACTCGAAACAAAAGTAAAAGCAATCGGTGGAGTTATGGAAACCATCACTGAAATTTCAGCACAAACGAATCTACTAGCGCTCAACGCTAGCATTGAAGCGGCGCGTGCAGGTGAACATGGCAAAGGCTTCGCTGTCGTTGCGGATGAAGTACGAAAACTTGCAGAACAATCCGCACATTCAACAGAAGAAGTCAAAGTGACAGTTCAAGAACTACAAGCCGAATCACAACTCGTCACTCAACAAATGAACGACACACGCGACAACTTCCAACGCCAAAGTACTGTCGTCAATGACACCGAAACAACTTTCGGCGAAATCTCTACGTTAATGGCAGATATGCAAGATTCCATTGATGCCGTTTATACAGAAATCCAAAAAGTCGCTGCTCACAAAGAAGACGTCGCTGAAACAATCCAAACAATGGCCGCTACTTCACAAGAAACAGCCGCTGCTTGTGAGGAAGTCAGCGCCTCCACAGACGAGCAACTACGCGCCATTCAATCCGTAACAGAAGCAGCAGAAATGCTAACGGAATTGAGTGAGGAATTGAGTCAAGCTGTGAACCGATTTAAAGTGTAGTGAAACGACAAACCCCGCCTCAGATTAAAAAATGTCTGGAGCGGGGTTTTCATCATTTAGATATAGAAGCCGAAGCATCATCTGTCCGTTTAAACTTCGGATAGCCAATCAAAATGGCTATCACACAACAAATCCCCATCAACACAGGGTAAAACGAATACAACATTATGCTCACCGGTGAAATCGCAGCGAGTCCAGCGGCGGCGAGTAATTGGGCGCCATAAGGTAAAATCCCTTGCCAACAGCCTGCGAACGTATCCAACAAACTCGCCGACTTGCGAGGATCCACCCCATACTCATCCGCAATGCTCTTCGCCAACGGACCGGTAATAATAATCGCAATTGTATTATTCGCAGTCGCAATATCCGCCGCACTGACAAGCCCGGCAATCCCAAACTCGGCCCCTTTTTTCGACTTAATATTCCGCGTAATCATACGCAGTAAATAATCGATCCCGCCGTTATATTGGATAATGCCGATAATCCCCCCGATTAAAATCGAGACAATCGCCAAATCTTCCATCGTCATAATCCCTTCAGCAGTCGCCTGTAATAAGCTACTCATTTGATAAGAGCCATCCAGCAAGCCAATAACACCCGCAAAAATCGTCCCACCAACCAAGACGACTAATACATGCGTGCCCGCAAGTGCCGCCACTAATACACCAAGATAAGGAAGGATTTTCACCCAGTCATACGGGTAATCCCCGGCAAGTTCCACAGCATTGCCACGTGTCAGCACACCAAGAATCACAAGTGTAATAAGTGCCGCAGGCAATACAATCAAAAAATTCACCTTAAACTTATCTTTCATTTTCGTATGCTGCGTTCGGACCGCCGCAATCGTCGTATCCGAAATCATCGACAAATTATCACCGAACATGGCACCACCCACAATGGTTGCCATGGCCAACGCCACCGGAATTTCCGTTTGCCCCGCAATTCCAACCCCTATCGGTGCCAATGCAACAATCGTCCCCATCGATGTCCCCATCGAAATGGATATGAAACACCCGATAACAAACAATCCAACCATCAACAAATTCGCTGGCAACAAGGACAAACCTAGATTCACAGTCGATTCAACTGCCCCCATCCCCTTCGCAACACCTGCAAACGCACCCGCTAAAATAAATATGACGGCCATTAAAATAATATTCGGATGCCCTGCACTCTTCGTAAAAACATCTACCTTTTTACTAAACGTTTCCTTGCGATTCATCAACAACGCAATTGCTGAAGCAATCAATATCGCAACGTTCAATGGCATCGTCGAAAAATCATTCGTTAACATGCCCGAACCGATAAAAAGGACGACAAAAACAATTAGCGGTAAAAACGCCAATAGATTGCCCTTTGTCCCTTCATGATTTGACATCATTCACACTCCATTCATCTTGAAAATGCTCGTATTTACTCATTTATTGTCCGTCTATCTCCACAGACGGAATCCTCGCTATTTTCATAATTTTAATTCAAAAAGGTTTACTTCGGTATAAGGCATGTGATAGCATAGATAGTATAATGGTGCAATTTGAACGTTTTATTAAATCATGCTAAAGTGCAGACCCCTTTAAACGAGACAAAGCTAACCCACTTCCAAATAGGGCTTACGCTTTTTACATCCGAAATACAACGACCTATTTCAGGATTACACACAGAAGTCTCCAGAAAACAGTATAGCACAAAAAACAGCCCTTCCATTGAGATATGTACTCGATGGAAGGGCTATTTTAATGATTTATAGCTAAACTTGGAATTTGACACTTTTTACGCTTCTGTTATACAGGAACTACTGCTGATTAACTCAGCAATCCTCACCCTTTATCCGATACCAAAGCCGGGTCCTCCTCTACAACTAACGGAACCTCCACCGTCTTAACTGTCTCCTGAAACTTTGGATACCCAATCAGAATCGCAATAATTCCACAAAGCGCCATCAGAATCGGATAAAACGAATAAGGCATAATACTGACCGGTGAAATCGAGGCTAACCCAGCAGCGGCGAGCAGTTGACCGCCATACGGCAAAATCCCTTGCCAGCAACTCGAAAATGTATCTAGCAAGCTTGCCGATTTCCTCGGGTCCACCCCATACTCATCCGAAATACTCTTTGCCAATGGTCCCGTGATCACAATCGATATCGTATTATTCGCCGTCGCAATATCTGCCACACTGACCAATCCTGCGATACCAAATTCCGCACCCTTTTTTGATTTAATCTTACTAGAGATAAAATACAGCAGATAATCAATCCCACCGTTATGCTTGATAATCCCTACAACTCCACCAATCAGAATCGCAACGATTGCCAAGTCCTCCATACTGATAATGCCACTCGCAACAGCTTGCAAAAAACTGCTGATCGTATAAGAGCCATCCACCATTCCAATCAATCCCGCAAAAACCGTGCCACCAATCAAGACAATCAGCACATGTACACCCGCTAACGCCGCCACCAAAACAGCGATATAAGGCAGAATCTTCAACAACTCGTACTCGTAGTTGCCAGTCAGTGTAGCCGTATTCCCACTTGTAATAACCCCCAGAATAATTGCGGTTAAAATAGCACCCGGCAATACAATCAAAAAGTTTACCTTGAACTTATCTTTCATTTTCGTCTGCTGGGTTCGCACCGCCGCAATCGTCGTATCTGAAATCATCGACAAGTTATCCCCAAACATTGCGCCACCAATGACCGTCGCCATCGCCAATGCCATCGGGATATCTGTTTGACTCGCAATGCCTACGCCAATCGGTGCCAATGCCACAACCGTTCCCATCGAAGTCCCCATCGAGATGGAAATAAAGCAGCCAATCACAAACAGCCCAATCATTAAATAGTTCGCAGGCAATAACGATAGCCCTAGGTTCACGGTAGATTCAACCGCGCCCATCCCTCTTGCAACACCTGCAAAAGCACCCGCTAAAATAAAAATAACAGCCATTAAAATAATATTCGGATGCCCTGCACCTTTTGTGAAAATATCAATCTTTTTCGCAAACTTCTCTTTTCGATTCATCGCAAGTGCAACAGCCCCAGCAATGATAATCGCAACATTTAACGGCATACTCGAAAAGTCTTTTGTCAAAATACCCGATCCGATAAATAGCAGTACAAAAACCAATAACGGAAAGAGTGCAACAAGACTCCCCTTTTTCACTTCCCCATTCGACATACAGACCCCTCCCCCTCAATTCATCGTCATGCCACCTGTCACATTAATCCCTTGCCCCGTCATATAATCCGAGTACTTGGATGCTAAAAAGACTACAACATTTGCAATATCCTGCGGAGTTGCCGTTCTACCTAGTGGCACTTGCGAGCAATCTTCCGCTTTAATCGCCTCTGCATCGAGCCCCCTTAACTCCCCACCAATAACCCGCTCGTTACGTTTCATATCTGTCTCCACAATCCCTGGACATACCGCATTGACATTGATTTGATCTTTGGCCAGCTCCAATGCCATCACTTTGGTCAATCCTAGCACCGCATGCTTCGAAGCGACATAACTGCCCATCAAACGATAGCCATTTTTCCCAGCCTGTGAAGAAATGTTAATAATCTTTCCACCCTGCCCCTGCTTCTGTAAAACACGCGCCACAGATTGACTGCATAAATACACACCCTTGGCATTGACGTCCATAACTCGATCCCAATCACTTTCTTGAATATCAACCGCATAATCCATGGAAGATATCCCTGCGTTGTTTACTAAAATATCTACTCTTCCAAAGTGGTTCACCACTTTTTCTACCATTACTTCAACCTGATCACTTTGCACAACATCCGCTTGAATTGCTAATAAACCATCATTCACCTGCACTCCGTTCACCGCTCGATCGACGACCGCCACTTGTGCACCACTTTCCAATAATGCGTCAGTAATCGCACGACCAATACCCTGTGTTCCTCCCGTAACAACGGCAACTTTCCCCGTTAAATCCATACAATACATACGCGCTCCCCCTACATCAATAACATTCACATCACTAATACCTAGTAATTCAATATGAATAATTAAAGAGTATCGTATCGCGCTTTCCTTTCTCTGTCAACTGAATAATCATCATTTTCATAATCTTGGTTCAAAGGGGTTTACTTTGCTAGGTGAGATGTGATAGTTTAGATGTCAAAGTGAAAGGATGATAAAACATGGCACAAGTTGAAAGTTTTCTTTTAGACCACACAAAAGTAAAAGCACCTTATGTACGCCTCGCGGGTACCGAACAACACGAAAAAGGTAGCTCGCTTCAAAAATACGACCTACGCTTTTTACAACCCAATCATGACGCAATGCCCACTTCAGCGGTTCACACACTGGAGCATTTGCTAGCAACCTATATGCGCGACGAACTAACGGGAATTGTCGACATCTCCCCAATGGGATGCCGCACCGGCTTTTACATGATTATCTGGGACGAACATGACCCAAAAGACGTCGCCACTGCCTTAACAACCGTACTCGAAAAAGTCATTACAACCGAATACATTCCTGCTGTTTCTGCACTCGAATGCGGGAACTATCGCGACCATTCGCTATTTGCTGCGCAGGAATATGCGAAGCTTGTAGTGGAAGCTGGATTGAGTGATGACCCGTTTCGGGATTGAGGATTGAGTAGAAGAAATGACAAAACCCGCTTTGGACTTTATGTCCGATGCGGGTTTATTCGTTGTGAGTAGGAAAGATTAAGCTAAAATCCCCTCAATCTCCTCTCCACTTAATTTATATCAAACTCTCTATACAATTGCATCCTTGCCCATGCTTTCATAGAGTCATGTTCGTCATGCGATGGATCATTCATAATTCCCAAAAACGCATTGAATCCTGGCTCACCACCACAATCTTCGTGCGGTGCTGTTCCTTCTCCTGCCAAATAAATTGGCGATGAAAGATTTTGCTTTGTTAAAATTTCCTCGACGATAATATCGTGTCGCCAATTGTCCCCAAAGTCATAAACATATTTTATAAACGTATGCGACGGTATGAAATCCGACAACAACAGTCCTTCTTCCAATATCATTTCAACATCATTTGCGTACTCGAAAGCCTCTTCATCCATCACAATATTTAACTTCTGGCGGTTTGTTTGCCTGCTTTGAAACTTGTCCGTCTCAGACTCATCATATTGATAAAATTCGTGAAGATGATAATCGTGCCAACCAAACGCAATTTGGAAAATTTGATGGAAGTCCTGGAATTTCATATCAAGTGGAACGACCAACCTTCTCCGAATGGGATGCCCCATCAATTCCATCGACACATGTAACACAGCTGCCTCCGCATCGAAAATCGCTCCGTCCACGAGTGCTGCCAAATCCTTAAACATTTCCTCGGACGGGTAAATCGCCTGCACTTTCCGTCACCGACCAACAAACTGCTCGCTTTCTTTCCAATTCGTACATTAATAGGTTCACTTGAATCGAGTTCAGCAGCATACAGCCAAACATAATCGCACGCCTGATTCAACCTAGCGACCAGCGAACGATTCTTCGTCTTATAAAACGCTACATCCCCCGCCGCCTTCATGTACTGTTCAATGACATCCTCACTTACCCGCTCTGCCCTAAACACTTGTCGTATTGCCTTCTCAACCAACACATCCAATTGTTTGAAATCCTTCGCTTTCATGCCATGCATTAGGATAACTGTTTTCCGACGATTTATCATTAGCATATTTGCGTGCCATGAAAAAAGTAGATTTGCTTCTTAAGTTGCATCGGTTATAGGTGTAAAGAGGATTTGCTCTAGTAGTTTTTTTGTTGAGTGAATTTGGACGATATGGCTCATTTCTTTGCATTGCTGATAGCTGTTTTACAGTACTCGTTCTAACTTGAGTACTTAAAGACGCATCATAAGGCCAAAATCTGGAAATTAACTTCAACGATTCTGATCTTGACGAGACAAGAGCCAGAAGAAGATAAAAAGTGGCTGGTAGATCTGCACTAGGCGCGGAACGCGGGATATAAACTTATGAGGACTAAGGTCAATGGCTTTTGCCGCATTAAAAAAGCACCTCCTTCAAGTTGATATAAATATCAATCATAGATAAGAGATGCTTTTCAAATATATACGTTGTTTGATTGGGGCTTACGTTTTGGAATGAAATAGGGCGTT from Sporosarcina sp. FSL K6-1522 includes the following:
- a CDS encoding Na+/H+ antiporter NhaC family protein codes for the protein MSNGEVKKGSLVALFPLLVFVLLFIGSGILTKDFSSMPLNVAIIIAGAVALAMNRKEKFAKKIDIFTKGAGHPNIILMAVIFILAGAFAGVARGMGAVESTVNLGLSLLPANYLMIGLFVIGCFISISMGTSMGTVVALAPIGVGIASQTDIPMALAMATVIGGAMFGDNLSMISDTTIAAVRTQQTKMKDKFKVNFLIVLPGAILTAIILGVITSGNTATLTGNYEYELLKILPYIAVLVAALAGVHVLIVLIGGTVFAGLIGMVDGSYTISSFLQAVASGIISMEDLAIVAILIGGVVGIIKHNGGIDYLLYFISSKIKSKKGAEFGIAGLVSVADIATANNTISIVITGPLAKSISDEYGVDPRKSASLLDTFSSCWQGILPYGGQLLAAAGLASISPVSIMPYSFYPILMALCGIIAILIGYPKFQETVKTVEVPLVVEEDPALVSDKG
- a CDS encoding methyl-accepting chemotaxis protein; protein product: MFRSIKTKIILTVMVLFLIGISTMTAISSTQVKTKTDESIINSSGAFVSQMSAAIENYLEQYGKGLAQLANSSSITDFVLDEQTAPQILRDALDEDLTQFLTLYSDAVKVYYSNPNQHINIPYVDLGPDYDPTQREWYTNATAQPNEVQWSSPYIDKGTGDLVITASTTVHADGKLIGVVGLDVQLNALTEKIAASDVGYEGFPAIFDTEGTAIAHPILQGENLMNLSYFRDMYNNDAEQGTIYYVHENIPKVLMYTTIPQFGWKVVAIYDEKNINEMANDLRISMAIAALITLFVIFAALYIMISRMIKPLGQVNTLMDAVSQGDLTVRSDIKTNDEIGELGKNFNTMIDNMNAIITVVNDSASNVRANSESLSAVAEETNASSEEVAHAVTEIAQGASRSAEDAEVVTERSDLLGQQINEITTKAGVMSDIATKAGEMNTNGQSQMQQLKQSFGDWETNLHSMSEVISTLETKVKAIGGVMETITEISAQTNLLALNASIEAARAGEHGKGFAVVADEVRKLAEQSAHSTEEVKVTVQELQAESQLVTQQMNDTRDNFQRQSTVVNDTETTFGEISTLMADMQDSIDAVYTEIQKVAAHKEDVAETIQTMAATSQETAAACEEVSASTDEQLRAIQSVTEAAEMLTELSEELSQAVNRFKV
- a CDS encoding Na+/H+ antiporter NhaC family protein, with the translated sequence MSNHEGTKGNLLAFLPLIVFVVLFIGSGMLTNDFSTMPLNVAILIASAIALLMNRKETFSKKVDVFTKSAGHPNIILMAVIFILAGAFAGVAKGMGAVESTVNLGLSLLPANLLMVGLFVIGCFISISMGTSMGTIVALAPIGVGIAGQTEIPVALAMATIVGGAMFGDNLSMISDTTIAAVRTQHTKMKDKFKVNFLIVLPAALITLVILGVLTRGNAVELAGDYPYDWVKILPYLGVLVAALAGTHVLVVLVGGTIFAGVIGLLDGSYQMSSLLQATAEGIMTMEDLAIVSILIGGIIGIIQYNGGIDYLLRMITRNIKSKKGAEFGIAGLVSAADIATANNTIAIIITGPLAKSIADEYGVDPRKSASLLDTFAGCWQGILPYGAQLLAAAGLAAISPVSIMLYSFYPVLMGICCVIAILIGYPKFKRTDDASASISK
- a CDS encoding S-ribosylhomocysteine lyase gives rise to the protein MAQVESFLLDHTKVKAPYVRLAGTEQHEKGSSLQKYDLRFLQPNHDAMPTSAVHTLEHLLATYMRDELTGIVDISPMGCRTGFYMIIWDEHDPKDVATALTTVLEKVITTEYIPAVSALECGNYRDHSLFAAQEYAKLVVEAGLSDDPFRD
- a CDS encoding SDR family NAD(P)-dependent oxidoreductase, which encodes MYCMDLTGKVAVVTGGTQGIGRAITDALLESGAQVAVVDRAVNGVQVNDGLLAIQADVVQSDQVEVMVEKVVNHFGRVDILVNNAGISSMDYAVDIQESDWDRVMDVNAKGVYLCSQSVARVLQKQGQGGKIINISSQAGKNGYRLMGSYVASKHAVLGLTKVMALELAKDQINVNAVCPGIVETDMKRNERVIGGELRGLDAEAIKAEDCSQVPLGRTATPQDIANVVVFLASKYSDYMTGQGINVTGGMTMN